ataataatagaaTAGTAACAAGGAAAGCTAGGCCAAAACTCCTTACATGGAGCTAGTATACCCCTTTTCTAAGAGGAGTACTTGGCAATCAGTTGATCAACAAGGGCAATGTATTCCTTTTCGGCATCTTCCTGGGATTTACCTTTTAAGTTTTCCCAGGCTTCCCACTTGTAGCGGTCCTTCATGTTGAAAATACCAGGCTTTTCCTTGTCGTTGTCACCTACAGTGGCTTGCTTGTACAGAGCATACAATTCTAATAATTCATCAGTGGAGGGCTTCGTTGGTAGCTCGTTGACGGCTTTagctttttcttcgaaTAATTGGGAAACCATTTTGCTGAAAACACTAGTTTAACTAATTTTAGAGTTTTAgtcttccttcttttgcTTCACACAGTGAAATGATGTACATAACGTACTTGCTTCCGAGACAGACCAATTGATCCAAGCTAGCTATATATATGGCGGTCATTGGGGAGTTGGCCTGGAGCTGTTGAGTTTGCGGACGTGTCAGAGAGCGCGTAGGGCCGCCAGCGCCACCTGTCTTCAGGCACCAAGGCCGTAATCTCTTCCGACGGTCATTTTTTAATGGAATGTTTCAATACGAGAGTTTGTGGCATGTAGTTTAGGAACGGATTATAGAGAATAGTCGAAATATGTTTAGTCCCTACACAAATTGCTAGACTACCTGTTTCGAGTTTCCTCTATTCCTTTGCTAACGGAGCTGCGGTATATAAACCATCGTAGACTCAAAGCCGTTACCCGACAACTATCGGGTATAGTGAAATGCCTATGTTTTCACTTTAAGACCTTAGAAAACTATCATGAGATCTCGCCTTCAGATGCAGATATTTCAGTGGATTCAcgaaacaagaaaaattcactGATCGATAACATCTTCCTTTGCTTGATATTCCCTTTTTGAATTTCCCTAACTACCTTTTGTTGTTTACCACATATTCTCTAAAAAGCAGAGttattcttattttgtATTTCATTGCATTTTTATCCATTTAGTTAATGACCGAATTAGATTATCAAGGAACTGCTGAGGCGGCTTCTACCTCGTATAGTCGAAATCAAACGGACCTTAAGCCGTTTCCTTCTGCAGGCAGtgcatcttcatcaattaAAACGACGGAACCTGTGAAAGATCATAGAAGAAGGCGTTCTTCCAGCATAATTTCACATGTGGAACCGGAGacttttgaagatgaaaatgaccAGCAACTTCTACCAAATATGAATGCTACTTGGGTAGACCAACGCGGCGCTTGGATTATTCATGTGGTCATTATCATACTGCTGAAACTATTTTATAATTTATTTCCTGGTGTTACCACAGAATGGTCGTGGACTCTGACTAATATGACATATGTTATTGGGTCCTATGTCATGTTCCATCTGATTAAGGGTACCCCTTTCGATTTCAATGGTGGTGCTTATGACAACTTGACGATGTGGGAACAAATTGACGACGAGACTTTATATACtccttcaagaaaatttttgattaGTGTCCCGATCGCCCTATTCTTAGTTAGTACTCATTATGCTCACTatgatttgaaattgtttTCATGGAATTGTTTTTTGACAACCTTTGGTGCTGTTGTCCCAAAGTTACCTGTTACTCATAGATTAAGGATTTCTATCCCAGGTATCACAGGTCGCGCCCAAATTAGTTGAACATAGTTTATTTCAATCTTGTATCTAGATGTTTTTGctatatttatattttctgGGCCAAATCACTAACgctttgaaatttcaaaagcCAACAACGGATTTCGGACTTCATTTAtgtaaatgaaaaagaatgtgaacaaaaattgaaaaaattccatATTAATGCACCTTCTAAACCTATTTGTTGAAATTGTATTTAATTCATATAATCATATTctattcaaaaagaataacaGATAGTATTAGCACTATTTCACGTACTGCTTCTAATACTATTATCACAAAATAGACATCGGAAAACTCAAAAATAACGACAACTGCAGGACTCGAACCTGCGCGGGCAAAGCCCAAAAGATTTCTAATCTTTCGCCTTAACCACTCGGCCAAGTTGCCAATGTATACATTGCTGTTTCCTGGTTTGAAGAAGCTAATCGTGCACGTAAACAACAATCTATACTacaagtaaaaaaatgggGAAAAAGATGCTGAAGGTGAGATATATGTGGgtaattagataattgttgggattccattgttgataaaggctataatattaggtatacagaatatactagaagttctcctcgaggatttaggaatccataaaagggaatctgcaattctacacaattctataaatattattatcatcgttttatatgttaatattcattgatcctattacattatcaatccttgcgtttcagcttccactaatttagatgactatttctcatcatttgcgtcatcttctaacaccgtatatgataatatactagtaatgtaaatactagttagtagatgatagttgatttctattccaacataccacccataatgtaatagatctaatgaatccatttgttagttaatagtttaaatgtttttatcggaagaggttttgtcatcacatcagcaatgttcttcttggtctCGATGTAGTATACGTATAGATTATTacctgatacttcatctctaagtctcattgcctttgtgccaaaaaatctgtttctaaatttctcttcatttgtagacttaattatactgatcGTTGATCTACTATCAGTAAGTAAGCCtttaataattggtttcttgttaagttcttgCACAAGGTGACTGAGGTTATTCAATAGCGGAATAGCTTCACTGACTgcgtgtatttctgcttctgtAGTTGAAGTGCATGTTAACGAAGCCTTTGTcgactttcctccaatcaCTTTTCCGTTGAGTAGGAAAATGTTACCAATTTGTGACTTGTAATATGGTTGGTTACCATATGAAGCATCGCTTATTGCGactagtttattatctggctcggtaggtttgtttttgtgccatatcagttgtttatctctagtgtcccacatgaattgtattaactcatatgtcatgtctaaaacttgcctagaggggaatagtatatgttgagcaagtgtgttgatgtagtatagtaagtcaaatctaaatttatatccaacatatgaagctagaccaatcaacttttgcatttcatgtaccttctctttgtattcatcttcatctatttctagttcatcctggtctatataaagacctggttgacctggagcgctaagttttcttccttttggattcaaaggtacgtttaatttgggtattttctcagttaatgagttttccatacctaatttcatgtatttacctctttgatatttgatttctaagccaagtatgtcgtactgaatttcgttatcactttcacccagatttattatctttgtatcgtattgtttcttgagtgttgttatgattttcttatttgcatttaagtctttgctgaacaatatcatatcatcaacgaataagcaaattgttacttgactattcttaaatacgcatgaccatccacgaacttcttccataccacactgttttatcaggtatgatttgatagtttcgtACCAGTTCGctccactttgtttcaatccataaagtgatttcttcaaacgtatcaacttatcattcattcctaaatgtggtggaggtcttatgtataattcttctttgatgtctgcatacaaatatgccgaagatatgtctaattgtgtaatatagtagttattgtctaatgcaagtgacagggatgtcattaatgcatagtgatgtacggtattggattgcatGCCTGAGTCGTAAGTGTCAGGATGCTGAATAtcacctcttgcaacaaatctagctttaTGAGTACCGTCACGTTTcctgttgaagataaacattgaatttattactcttttagggtctatttcttttctgtcataatatttgtcAGTGTCCCAagtattcattttcaatagttggttgacttctttgtggtatgcttcgatatatttttccttttctttaatatctttattataggtGATTGCCTCATCGTATCTTAAGGTTGTCcgtattggtttgattgattttactgcttttacagctgcaatcaggtgaattcgtttcttcgatctcggaggttctaaactacgcatattcttagtattccatgtgtctcgtgataccttaatttcagtttcattatcttctaatgatcttttcttactgttgatagtagtataggcattagagtcaccaataccacccaaactggaattagtttGATGAGAATTTATCGGTGGGAGTTCTTTAAATGGGTCAGG
This sequence is a window from Saccharomyces cerevisiae S288C chromosome VII, complete sequence. Protein-coding genes within it:
- the ORM1 gene encoding sphingolipid homeostasis protein ORM1 (Protein that mediates sphingolipid homeostasis; evolutionarily conserved, required for resistance to agents that induce unfolded protein response; Orm1p and Orm2p together control membrane biogenesis by coordinating lipid homeostasis with protein quality control; ORM1 has a paralog, ORM2, that arose from the whole genome duplication), whose product is MTELDYQGTAEAASTSYSRNQTDLKPFPSAGSASSSIKTTEPVKDHRRRRSSSIISHVEPETFEDENDQQLLPNMNATWVDQRGAWIIHVVIIILLKLFYNLFPGVTTEWSWTLTNMTYVIGSYVMFHLIKGTPFDFNGGAYDNLTMWEQIDDETLYTPSRKFLISVPIALFLVSTHYAHYDLKLFSWNCFLTTFGAVVPKLPVTHRLRISIPGITGRAQIS
- the ACB1 gene encoding long-chain fatty acid transporter ACB1 (Acyl-CoA-binding protein; transports newly synthesized acyl-CoA esters from fatty acid synthetase (Fas1p-Fas2p) to acyl-CoA-consuming processes; subject to starvation-induced, Grh1p-mediated unconventional secretion; protein abundance increases in response to DNA replication stress), which gives rise to MVSQLFEEKAKAVNELPTKPSTDELLELYALYKQATVGDNDKEKPGIFNMKDRYKWEAWENLKGKSQEDAEKEYIALVDQLIAKYSS